TGAAAatagttatgtttatttaagaaatatataatgtgttatataaaCGCGGTCGTCACCATGTCGCTTTCCTCTCTCCAATTAATCTTGAAAAAATCTACCAGTGAAGACAAACTAATTTCCAAATCGACTTGCctaacatttaaactaaaatctTCTTTATATTTTAGTTGACTGCAtgatattaacttaattacatgcACAGAATCTTGTGGATGATTCTTTGGCAATATACAGGACTATCAGATGGCTTTGTTTAAACCCACCAAAGCTGTAGAGGCTATGTGGGTCAGGTACTTTTCCTACATATTCCACATTTGAAAGTATGGTGAATTATGTTCCCTTCCTATTTATATCCTTTTCCACCATCATTTGAGAAAAAAATGATGAGTTTTTCGTATAGTTAGTAATGTATAACATtctcaatgtaaatattgtagtttaataCATGCAGCACAAGGCAGatatacaactgtttgagtaaATTAGATTTATTAAGGACTAGCTTTGATTATAGAGGTATCCAGAATTTGCATTAGGAAAGGAAGAAGCATGACCAATGGTTAATCTAGAATTAATTGATCTTTGAACTGAATGCAAGAGAACTGTAATGTTTTaagatagatatttttaaattgtgtttttttgttttgtttcataattaaacagggttgctacaggagtccaataatgaaattccctgacttttccctgatttccagaccaaatttttcatttttccctgacttttttcgacgcaatccccagggtttttgctTCATGCaccgcgtcgtctgcaggcttggactcggtgcggcggcagtaagtttatttgtgtaaagggattttatatttttccctgaccaacgtcgaaattccctgacttttccctgacttgagaccggattccctgacttttccctgatttccagtcctgttttttttccctgacttttccctgacctgtagcatccctgttaaagtaaaattacataattcctctttaaattacacaatttgtTGCCGAGCATATACacaaattaaaccaattttgtgatttaacaaaaaaatttcttaattcaaattttgtgttAAGGCTTCTGTGAAACTTTAAGGTAAAGTACTGAACCATTTAAGTGTCTGGATGGTGTCTGTTGCAATACGTTTTAATTGGACAGTTGGATATTTTAGAATTTGAAGCATTATAGTTTTAGTTCATAAGAAACAAGTACGAGAACCTGGGTTCTTTGAAAATAGTGGATTAAACAACAACAAATGGAATGGGATATTTAAGAAAATTGGTGAATTACCAAGGATAAAAAGCAAGTAGATCTATAAACCTATAGAAGAATAAGATGACATAATGCTAGCCTATTAAAGGATGAAAAGATGTTAAAGAAGGTGAAAAGAGCCATGAATACTGTGTTATAAGTTGCATAGCTTCTCAAAATTTTCTAAACCCACAATCCTAAAACCTTGGGTGATGTTATGGAAGtctatcatatttaaaaaaaaaggtaaaagtgATGAAATAGGAAATTACAGACCATTTGGCTATTGTGCCAGTTTTTTCTAAGGTCATGGAAATACTCATATCTAACCAGTTATCAAAATTTTTGGAAATGAAACATATGCTTTGTaaagaacaatttggattccaaAAAGGTTTATCAACAGCTCAAGCTGTTATTTCTTTGATCGATGTGGTTGTGGactattatgaaaagattttgcTGCCATAACTTTCTGTGATTTTAGCAAAGCTTTTGAATGAGTGTCTCATAACactttgattaaaaaaactagaacattacaatattaatggGGATAGCCTTAGATGTATTTAGctcttacttaaaaaaataaatctcaatatagTATGAGAAAAAGATGTATCTGTGAAAACCCATAACCTGAGAGTACCACAGAGCTCTGTTCTAGGGTCTTTGCTGTGAATGATGTCAGTGTGTTATCCCAGCAAATAGTTTTATACTCTGATACCATTATGGTcacaaataaagattataacaaaCGTTTTGAAGactataaattgaatattaagcTTGTAGAGAACTAGATTAACCTTCGATCCTAATTTAAATTGGTCTCAGCAAATTATAGGGGTTAAAAGTAAACTGCAATTCAACGTTTATGTAGTGAACTTGAGGAGAAAGCTCTTATACATTAACTTAGCTTAATACAGGTAAGAATTGTCATAAATTTTAACCAGTACCAACTAAACTAGTACTTATACGTATCTTggataaatttattagttaagtTCAGTCAGTATAAACCTTAAAGCTCacatttgcaaaatttttatcacaattactataaaataaagaccagtaaatatttgttttaactgtGGTCAATTTCAAACAACTTGTATACTTACAATTTTCTATATCTTTATGTTTTAAGATGGTGGCTCTTCAAAGTTTTGAAAAGGAATAGCTATTAGCTGTAGAGCAAAACGTTTACAGGTTTCACGGTCGTACAATAACTATTATTctttaagaataagaatttttCTACTAGAAAGAATTCCACACAAATATATTGGCATgtcaatacaatgttacaacttttataaaacaatgagtACTTCTCTAATCTCTGCAAGGCTTcttatcagaaatttttatagCCTGAGGGTTTCTAAACCTTTTGTTCTCCATAATTGACAAGATATAATTTGTcccttttgaaattttgactagTTGCTATGTTGAAAACACTAAGagatattaaaatcttttaagtaCTACCAATAAAATCTGttagttaaaaaagtattttaaatctttacttaGGCAAAAAGCTTTCTAATAAATGAAtgtcattttgaaaatttgtactaAATGAAGCTGACTAAAAAATGGCATGGGTAATACTATTATTTCTGTtccaaatttagttttaatcaatTAGATATCACACAGCAGTTATTATGTTATGTCACATAAGTAGATATGCACTATTTGCTAACAAGGGATACTTTTAGAGTCTAGGAATCATGAATGAAAATGATCAGGATATTTTGTTGGGAGactattaacttaataaaatacaacagtaaatttatatacattatggttttttaataactattaacaaGATACAATGATATGCTTTTAAAAcgatatgaaaatattatacctaattttttatttttagcaaagCATTTATCAATCACATTGTTATTTTAATCACAActtaaaactataacagttctttttttaactaaaattaaactgtaacagACTTGTGAGCCTTGACGATCGTGTAACACAAGTCCATCAACTGTAAGAACTCACTAGCCCCATCCTGTAGTCTCCAGCTGCATACAGcaattttttcacaaatattggCCTTCTGTACATCAGTCAATTCCAAAGAGTCAATAACACTTTTCTGTACCTGATCTAAAATTTGTGAAGCGGAATAGGCTTCCATCATCATTTTATCAATGTAATCTTCGAGTTTCTGGTAGTCCTTAATTTCACAAACTTCCATCAATCCCTTAATCCAGTGATTGGGCACGATTCCTGTTACTTCAAAAACATCACTTGTGCTTATTTGATCTCCAGCTTTGAGCCGAGAACACGACTGTAGACAGGTGATGGCTCGTCTCATGTCACCACCGGACATCTCTACAAGTAACTTCATTGCTTCCGGCTCACACTTTACATCCTCTGCATCACATATTTCCTTTAATTTATCCAACATCTTCTCTTGGCCCAAaggtttaaatctaaattttgtaCAACGTGAAGTGAGTGGCTGAATAATGCAGCTTACATAATTACAAATCAGACAGAAGCGTGTAGAACGAGTTTCTTTTTCCATAGTTCGCCGAAGTGCAGCTTGGGCCGCACTTGTCATGGAATCAGCTTCATCAAGGATGACAATCTTGTACGGTGGACACGGTCTTCCATCTGGGCGTACAGAACTTGCTGTCAGTTGAGAAAAGTTTTTCACCTTCTCTCTTATTACTTGGATACCACGATCGTCAGATGCGTTGAGTTCAAGAATTCTCTCTTTGTAAATATCGCCAAATAGCTGGCGAGCGGCAGCAATTATTGTACTGGTTTTACCAGTGCCTGGAGGTCCATAGAACAAGAAGTGGGGAAGATCTGCTCCGGTCAAGCACTGTTTTAACACTGCTACAATCTCGTGTTGTTCCACCACCTCATCCATGGAACGAGGCCTGTATTTCTCAACCCATGGAGTTAACTTGCTCTCTTTCTTTGGTTTCATTTTACTCATTCCTGCTTTAGCTGATACATCTTCTTTCCCAAGTTTCCCAGTTTTAAGAAAAGACTCCATTATCCTAAAACAAAGCAACAATTTAATCATACAATGAAATGCTATGATAACACACCACACTAGATTCACTAAAAAACTAATGGGTGAAGGTTGCATTCTTCCAGCATGCCCTACACATACGAGTATCTTCAGTTTTCAACTATTAcaatttttccataaaaaaaacggaacatatttaaaaaattgtatcctGCTTATTAATACAGTTTCACCAGGGTCTAAATAAGTTTATTAGGATCATTTTCAAGGAATCGTTTTACAATCAATTAGTCCTTTCCTGTTACAAAACATCTAAAGGAAAAAACTCCCTGTACGTGGAATATTGTTCCTCAATAATGGAACATCCCATCTTTCTGAAGaactgaaaaaaatcaaatacttctTCTTGCAAATATACAACCAATCTTCTTCTTCTCTAATCTAACCAATGGACCAGGAGGTAATCGAGGGACTGAAAAGGTGATATTGTTTGACATATATTTGGTCCACTTTAGAAAAGATAGAGGAAGGTAGTAGCTTCAAAAcgatcaatataaaatatgtcatcTATACACAGTTGCTAAATCTTTAGAAGAAATGccagtatttgtattttaaaaatcttggCACAGGTAGTGGTCAAAAATCTGCACCAGAAAAGTGGTGAtcatctaaaaaaaaacttacagtaGGAACAATAGATGATAGTCAAGATGTAGCAATGTTGAGTGATTTACAAACCCTAAAAGAAATTGAGGCCGGTGAGGTTAATGATTGGTTCAGATATAGTCGATGTTGACAACGCATTAACTGATGATCATATATTGAAACTGTAACACAAACAGATGACAAAGAAAAAGATGATATTGACAATAAAGTCAATGCATTCAGGTACAGGGTTGCACTGGTGATGTAGTCATGGAGTTATTTTATCCATCATTGCTACAATTATCAAATGGGAGAATGCTCAATCTCAAATTTCTGTTTATAGAAAGATGTCCCCTGTGATAATAAGGGGACATTTTGGTTGTTGTAATAGTGTATTTGTGAATATGTGTATGTGTTCTCGTTTTATTgtcaaaatctaaaatattgtttattttctatgaattattaaaaaactaatttcccCCTGGGACTAAATAGGCCTTGTGATACAAATTAATAGTCATATCACTAACTAACTAGACTATACTAGTAAAAGTATACTAAACTAAATGTGCCATGATGAAAGAGGTACCAACAAGTCTTGCATAGTTGTTAAGCAGATATCAAAAAAGAGCTCTGGCTTATATTAGTATGAATTCTTATATTATCTTTCTAAATGAAGCACctcaaatattaacttaatttgtCCAGTCTGAGTTCTGTAGCTACTTACAAGAGAAAGTCATTGAACAACTTGGGGCCAAAGTACGAAAAGCCCTCCCTCCCGATCTAAGCTTTACTTTGGGAAAATGGAGCTTATTGTTCTGTCGAATGATACATTCATAGACCTCCAGGTATAAGAGCCTCTCGCTTATGTATTGTGTCTCTTAAAGAAAAAGAGCTTTGTGAATCATGCAATGTGTCAGCATTCTGCATGCCACTTCCATGGACAGCATTTTGATAAGTCTCTCAAAAGGGGGAGGAAACATGGTGAAAGCATTTAAAATGAACCTTATTGCTGTGTTTTGATGTCTGAAAAGTCTATTAATATCAGTCCTTGAGATGCTGTTTCCATATGGGATTGCAGTGGCAAAGAACTGACAAATAATTAATGCATGAGCTGGAGCTTGCAGTCTTGTGCAGTAACGTTTTGAATCTAAAAAGACCCCTCAACCCGCCAAGAGCATGTTGAGAACGTGGGTGTCATGGTCACAAAATGTAAGATACACCAAAATACTGAATTTGCCATTATCTTTTCCCTCAATTATATCTATTAtgctttgttattaatttaaccattaaaaAGTCGAGGATGAAATAAGACTGTCCAAATTTGGTAGAACACGTTTCATCACTGTTTGTCATAATGCCACTCCATAATGTGGTTCTAAACACTAGGCTGGTTTCACACGAACCACAAAATATGGTGGATGATCTGGCATGTGATCGAGTtcgggaaagtaccaatcagaaatgcccctggccatcagtgcgccCTTTGGTGACTGACGCCTTCTACGCCATCCTACAATTCTGGTGAAAagagaaaaacatccctcaaaatAGTATccaaattcaaactcagatcacgtgagtgctcgtaaaggttaacttccaaatatttattaaaaaaagtgttacacATAGttgatgaataaattattaatttcttatgtcccacgtattttaatattaataacgttTATTATTACGAATTTTtagtgttatacaatttaaattgaattatgaatcggataaattaatttacactttttaacCAATTTCCAAATATCatagtttaaagattttttcattaatttacttatttaatattaagcTATGAGTAAAAGCATGAAGTtcatatttcagtaatattttttacagcaaacacaataaaattgtatcacATAAAATTAGTACCAAAGTTTAAGTGCACAAATTAATATGCTCCCTTTAGAAAACAAaccaaatcattattaaatgcaCTTATTTGCCATGAAAAACCACTTATTTAGGTCTGGTGAGgaaatttacttataaagtattataattataaaataaataatgataaaaattattcataaatatgggTGTATTTTTAAGGTGATCCATCTGattagaagtatatatatatatatataatttttcaacaaacattgaatcacaaaaagtacttgcttcgccgggacaatatatatgtattatatatatatatacataatctaTCACAAGAACTCGTGAAAACCTTGATCATACTTATCAACTCAGTACAAAATCTTCGGTGCTGAGGTTTGAAATGTAAAGACAAGCTTAATCTTGGGTGATACTTCCTTACTAAGAAACATTTCTAAACGTTTTGCAAATAATTGTGGAGTCATGACAATTGTCTTGTTGGGAATTCAGTTGGaattctcattttattttatattttgacacGTCTCTATGTGATAGAAATTGTCGTTTATGGCTTTGTGGTCATGTGTAATTTGGTAAGCTGGTCTGCTTTTGGTTGTGAGTTAGTGGTTTGATGGTGTTACTCCCATACTGATGGCTAAGAACAGAAAATATCAACAAAATAGTACTTATCAGGTAGGTAAATAACAATTCCAGATGCTcagataataaatataagttttcacGTTTCAAGGCCATTTTGTTGCATTTATAAAATGGAAGTGAGGTCTCAAGCAGCTAACATTACTTCACTACACTTGATAGCTTATTTATAATCTATttgttgctttttatatttatttatattcttatttattgcatgaaatttatttattacttgttatatttatattcttatttaatacattaaccCGTTCACGATGACGTAACATAGCGTACCCCATCGGGTGTACACGAGATCTTTCAGAAATGCTGTTGtgtacccgatggggtacacATTGCTATGTATTTCCTTACTGTGTTATATTTTTGCCTGTCTCGGTTGTTTGTTAAAGTTGATcccgcgcttaaataaatacctcaaacTATTGTGTACCCTTTCGGGCACACAACAGCTTAATTAAGGTAAATTAATCTTTTTAGCTACCACATTTGCTGTCTGACATTCAGTTAAAATTCTAATGCATTTAATCAAATGTAAAAGAGGATTTGTCCTCATATGAGTGTAGTCATTTTTACCATGCAGAATTCCCTGTAATATGTGTGGGAAAAGTTAAAAACAACTCATTCTCactcttaaaaaattttacttttaaaataaatttattgttttaatcttttaaaagcTGCTCACATTGCCTATTCAACAGATACATCATTTTCCTAATTCCTGGAACTATTTGACAGTATTAGAGCTGAAATCAAGGGAGTTGAATAATAGCTGTTATGGTCATCCACAAAGAGTAACAAAGTATATTACTACATAAACACAAGTTGATAGAGTACGAATTACATAAAACTCATATAAGCCATCAGCTGCAGAGAGCACTGAAAACCAAGATAACGAGAAgatagtatataaattttatagagtACTTAATAAAGACATtctcattttcaatattaaaaaaggttGTGCCCTAAAATCACACATTGGCTAGTTTTGTGCAGAATggataaaatacatttataatattgaaattttgattggcAACTCTGcccaataattttacttataccAGACATTCATATAGTTCACAACAAAGCTTCAGGCCATTGATCTCACATTGCGCAAGCTGCCCTTCGGGAGGGTGAGCCAATTTGAGCAACTGAAGCTCAACCACAAACTTGACCACAGAGTTTATcctaatgattttaaattattaaatttaagtacttaaaagcagtttattgtaaaatccattgggtagactttaataagtggcctacactcattattcagttatttttatcaAACGGTTCGATTGGTTTTATCCCaatgaataatttgatattacaatttatttaacttagcatataaCTATTTCAACAATAGTTATAGTACTTTTAATGtcaacaataaacagcaagaaataactaatattttgagactttgaaaatggcaatgaatatgaaaaaaatatgtgagatatttctcacaagtaaCTGTTTAAGTGGCTTCGACATGTCAAAGTTGGCTCTGGTAACCCATGGaaagaattctttcctccatttcacaaaagcagttactcattgatatcaagctggggaagttataaatgttgtaaggtttctttgatatacAGGTCTAGGGCATAGTtggttttcttgttttataatgttattgttatttttacgttttttaaattcttcttgttacagtgatttattataattcttattgtgtatgatttttatatttcgaAGTTAGATAATATATCGAActgttcgataatagcaatcgaatgaCAAGTGTAGACCACTTGTTAAAGTTTCCCCTTGAttctgtaaaaatttaacaaaacaatgatCTATAGGGGTAGAGCACAAtaaacggacccggtttttatatcgcttattacaatcatcgatactaatatatcgaataacagaactatcaattgatataaacgtatctgaaatactaaattaaaaccacatgttccaaattaatataaatggttttaaaaattacataatgtcataaataataaaaagatcataaccattaatcaaatgATAAAACTAAGACAAGTGATATGAAAAAtgccttttaaataataaagaaatcttaacaataaaacaaagatCTTGGAACCGAGAAATACACAGTAAATcatcttttagtgttattttgtatagtttttataaagtataagttACTATagttacttatagaacaaatCGTGTTTAGAACATGAAGATGTGTGCATATTTGGTGCATATGATATAcaatagttcaaattaattactattggttgattatatcgatgggtaTAATAATTCAATGTAGTTtgagggtagggtacgataagcggacccggttttttatattgaaattggcaaacaatattacttaatcataaccatcgatataatcaatcgatactgattaattattttgaactattaacttaaataatctatatcaacagttgtaaacactctaaaataatacacataggataatatttcaattttacattaattctgattattaaaaatagcagtcaattttagaaaactacatgacgtTGCTTTTTcttggcttcaacatgttggactcataccgaaaaacccattatgtgaaatttgtgggaaagaaactgTAACtttgagaggagtaaatatggtagtcttcagttttcctaattttggttataataatttgtttgatcactgtaaatattaaattcatactttaatttaaaacatatgattgttattgaggactataggtacttttatatcgattgacaGACTAGGATTTgggatgcaaatattaggtatcgatgactatattcttcgatataaaaaaccgggtctgcttatcgtaccctaccctagtttgataatattgatataaaaaaccaggtccactCATCATACTCTAACCATTTATAGACctaaaggaataatttaattaGCCTAGGTTATAAATCAATGGTATAGCTAGCTTTCCAATTAGGTTTAGCAAAAGAATACAactaaagattaaataaatacaagaatttacagattttaaatttcctaataaaGAATAGTAGTTGCACAGTTCATTCTCACTACCCATCACAAATCATAGTACTGGAGCTAGGTAAAACAAACTTACCTTTGAATAAATAATGCTTATCCTGTAAAATGTATATCAATGAATaactaagttttattaaaaaatcttaagtgAGTTTATCGAAAATATTAGTACCTACTAATCATGTACTCTACTCAATCACAAGCTAGGTTAGGAACAGAGTGCACACTGCACACCGCATAGCTGTGGAGTGGAATACAAATACATCACAAATTTACACAAACAGTAGTTTCATTCCC
The Homalodisca vitripennis isolate AUS2020 chromosome 1, UT_GWSS_2.1, whole genome shotgun sequence DNA segment above includes these coding regions:
- the LOC124352789 gene encoding replication factor C subunit 4, whose protein sequence is MESFLKTGKLGKEDVSAKAGMSKMKPKKESKLTPWVEKYRPRSMDEVVEQHEIVAVLKQCLTGADLPHFLFYGPPGTGKTSTIIAAARQLFGDIYKERILELNASDDRGIQVIREKVKNFSQLTASSVRPDGRPCPPYKIVILDEADSMTSAAQAALRRTMEKETRSTRFCLICNYVSCIIQPLTSRCTKFRFKPLGQEKMLDKLKEICDAEDVKCEPEAMKLLVEMSGGDMRRAITCLQSCSRLKAGDQISTSDVFEVTGIVPNHWIKGLMEVCEIKDYQKLEDYIDKMMMEAYSASQILDQVQKSVIDSLELTDVQKANICEKIAVCSWRLQDGASEFLQLMDLCYTIVKAHKSVTV